The genome window ATAGTTGAATTTCATGTTTTACAGGTGACTGCAGTGACTTACCAATTGCGATATCAGCTCATGAGGGTGAAAACATCAATGTTACTTGCAAGTGCCCATTTTACAAATCTACAATTTGTACAAACACCAAGCACTTCTCTAAAGAACACAAAACCTTCATTGAATCTGGCCTAATTGACCAAAAGTCATCGTCAGTAAAATATTccttgactgaaaagcctaatgCAAATACGTTTAATGTGACAATTCACAAACTGGAAATGAAGGATGCTGGGATGTACTGGTGTGGATTCCAAACTGGTGGAGAGAATATTGCTTTGACAGCACAGGTGAATCTACACATCACAGGTGGGATTTCCATACTAAACATTATGGCAGAGAGGCTTATTAGCAGTCACACCATTATGGCACTATTGTTATTTTTCACCGAATGACAGGATTTTCTGATCTGTGTCCCTCAGATGGTCTGTGGGTCTATCCAATGCTTCCCCAGCTCCAGTTTGTCATGGTATACATTTTGCCTCGTATTGGGGTAATAGTCAGGCCTGAATTAtcaaatcactgattcttgaaagtttggcaaaaaacatgtccctgcagtaaaatattaattctgttgaaaatcaactacattttcacaaacaaaatgaacccaggtaatggccaaggggtctgtcacacgaatacacagttgtttgaaatatttaagtgtaattttattactttttcatggctataaacctgtccacaccctgtaaaaacggcctgtcccaaggactggcatcaacttttcaattgacttaaaatacaaaaatcactaacagaattgaacaatatcaccatgatgtggaagaccatattaaagtggttctacagatgtgcacatagtggatgtactgtaaaacaatatttactattatttactgattgctcaaaatgtgtccagcatattggtccacaccaccgtcagattttttctaaaagacaataaaatcaggtatgcacaaggtaattttcattactgaggaccccttttcaaacctttagctctactgcctacttcaccatcactgaagctcctgtaagtttattattttgtcctcaatttgttaatttgtttggacactggtactgtcccaaccattaactgtcaacaccgtcgggggttttaatagtattgtattacattaatgttaataaatatattttttttttcagaaaaggtatgaagcacccaagaaacagagcgaaaatgaaatggctaatgtgaacaaacactgcataatatttaaaaagagtgttttttttgtctcacaccgtcagatgtcaccaccgtcagattttgttctgctcatcatgttgttccatattttactaaattgtgctggttaatgaaaacattactaggcatgttgtacatgttagtaataattgtgatccaaaatgatactctagccaccactgaggtgcattttggaggttttttgtcagaaaacctgacggtggtgacatctgatggagttcaccaaaaaaacacatgttttgcgtgtttttgacatgttttaagaatatgcatacaataagtatctacagttatgttgaattgttaaagagtaattcactttaatacagtaaacaatgTTTTACTTCTAATTTTGTCAGCCGcggttgacaaaacaagaaagagcccattttatgaaaaatgttaaacatgggggggcttggccaatgcattccctgcacagccaagacctacatctatgattatacacctctatattttggatttgaacaacttaaaagctgttttcaccacattttcaacaaccagtggcttacttcctagatattctaactaatgaagtaaaaacacatgctcatactgtgcacacacaaaaataaagtgtttatgcaagatgccattgacttgagagggctatttattttgctaaatgcaggtactaattaggccactttcaccactctcagattactgtcaccaccgtcagttcttaagtcaccaccgtaagaaggagttttggacatttttaaAGGGAAATGTgctttacaacattttccttaggagttgttgaaatatcaaagtaatagccaatttaagcctacacgaatatttgtgaaattacaaaaaattgtttgttgtatttaggcgttaagtaagcatcgtatgacggtacatacgtgtattttaaaattagaacacatgaaacagtattaaaatagaacaaaagtgaattttcaacatttaaaggcatattttgtgaaccaaaaaatacacataatcacttaaaaactccagatacatatgcaaccaaatcaatacaatttttaataacttttaattgtgtctgacggtgttgacaaaaaacaaggtatgatcggagaaaagcctgatttctgaaaaaaatacataatggggagattggccttgtgcatttctgaaaagccaagaccttagtctacgaggatataccatatcattttgtaattcactttgttttttttctgtcaacattacaacctgttttagccactttctcaagaatcagtgacatgtcACTGCTGTGCCATGActcttcacagtgctcttaaaaaaacacaggactactctactctagtctacggGACTAGTCTACTCATGGCCATACCATCGAATTTTATTTAAGACATACATTTTGGATTTTTCAAGGCTTCCCTGTGTCAACAGGAGATAAAGTAAACTGTCATTTCTCTAATGAGATTGATGATGGTTAAATTATCTATTGATAATTTTGTAAAATTGCAGGGAGGCTAGAAGAAGTCAGAGGAGTTGTTGGCGGAGGTGTGGCCATTGTGTGCAAATTCGATGATCAAGACCAACTCAATCAAAAGCAAAGGTTCTTCTGCAAGGGCAATGCTTCAACCTGTCCATACCACGGGCTCTCAAGCACAGACAACAACAGAGTTGCACTTTACAGGTAGAGTTGTACAGTGCAATAAAGATAGATACTAAAAGAAATGGAGGTGACCAGACCAGTAGTAAGCACATAACAAATGTAGCATAATGGATGTATACATACTTGTAAACACATTTGCATATATCACAATTGACTTACTTAACTCATGCCTTTTGCTTCTCTTGGGTGCATAGCATAGGCCTTCGACAAACAACCCCAATTTCACTTTGTTTAGCTTGCTGTTCAAGTTCTCCCCAGTTCAGCCCTATCTCAGACATTCATGCCTCTAAGCTCTAAGTACTTACATTTAATACAGGGGTGCCTATGGAGACTTTCTGACTATTGTTATGAAGAATCTAACTGAGAATGACTCCGGGACGTACTATTGTGCCGAAAACGGAGAAGCTCACACAAAAGTTCAATTGAACATAGATGATGGTAATTAGGTGGTTATGGGTCTTGCAGGTTGTGTTTTCTGATTGAATATTctaatgtcatatttcatatactGTATCAAACAACTCAATACTAAAACAACTTGAGATGATTTTTTGCCTTTCAAACTTTTAACTAAAGGCATAATATGGGTGTCTTGAAggattgaaaataaaaaaactctGCCGGATGTTTGACAGGTGACTGCTGTGACACACCTCccaaaatgaaagtaaaaaataagggAGATAACGTCACCGTTCAGTGCACCTATCCTGTGGAGTATCAAGGCAAAAATAAGTATTTCTGTAAAGAGGGTGGGGGTGCAATGCACATGGATTTACTGCAACCCAGGCCAACATACTCCAATCTTAAATATTATGTATCTGAGAACAAAACTGGAAACCTCTTCACAGTTACTATATATAATCTGGATAAGTATGATACTGCTACCTATTGGTGTGGAATGGAATCTGGTGGTAAAAATGTTGCATTGTTTACCAAGGTGGCGCTCAATGTTTTAGGTAAGTGCCAATTTACTGTTATTAACTTATCCAGCTTTATTTTCTATTATGATAATGTTAAGAGTATAGCCAAGGTAAATGATGGAGTAGAATGCAGagcattatacaatagttagatccggtcaaactatttcacaaattgtgattggacaagaggcgttctacacgtcactaggagtgagggtatcctccaacactgtaatgactcttcacatctaataatcactccgcaaCCAACGATACAAAGaaaccgtaaccaacgtggtgcgcgttgcgcagcaaccaaagacaataaacTGGAAACTAttttttccggagcggaggaacaagcaaataaacaatcaaataaagtaattaaaaataaattaacatttctttcaattaACTAATTGTGgttagcaaaggaactattgtataaaagcaatataacacttgtgtggtcgtgaggttgttctgggacaccctcaccgggtgtaattacctacggcactcagcctgcggcttcgtgcctgcggcgaatcacaacccgtgtgagggtgtcccagaacaacctcactcccactcgtgtcatattgcttaactgTCTCACTCTGTCTAGATTACAGCATCTTAGTGGCATTGTTGTTTCTGACTGTTGGTGGAATTTGTCATTTGTCCTTTtcccattttgattttatttcctCAAGTTATAGTTCTGTGATTGCTGATGTAAGATGTACTAGATGTCCATGACAATGTTGTGCATGGATAGAGTAGTTTTGCTCCAATGTTTACCCAGTTAACCCAGATTACCCAGCCAGTGGAATGATGCCAGTAGACGATGCTGTGGGCCAGGGCATAAAGACCGTTGGAGCTGTGGCGACGGGGTTTCTAGTAGCAGCTGCCTTCTTCCTGTGCTACATAAAGAGACAGCAGAGGAAGCAAGGTAGGCTGTAACAACCCACTTCAAATCATTGTCCTGTGTACACCATAGAAAATCAAGATAAAGAAGATATTAAGCACTGCGTGCTTACAATGTTTTGTATGAGGGGTGAGCTACTGAGAGAGAGCCCTCTGCTGGAGGTTAAATGCCACAACATCTGGTGACATCATAGAGCTTACTAAGGCATTTCAATTAGGTTGGCAAAAATAATGAATGATAGTCGATGGCGAGACAGAAGTGCTCTACTGGTTATGCTTGCTTTATTACCTGAGTTTTACACTGACTGGAAATCAATTAAGTCAAAGACAAATAGGTTGGAAGAACAGGAAGTGATGGAGATGTGCAAATGAGTaagtgagaaatagagagaggtaaaggagggagagaaataaagGAGAGATGGATTTTTAGACTACATTGTCTTTTTGTTTTCCTTAAAAACAGAAAATTCATATGCGGTCTACCTAAACTCCAGCATGACCCGACCTGATGCAGTCTACGAGAGTCTGAACCCAAACACCATGCAAATAGGTGCAGAACAGAGcctaaaccccaacaccacccaacctGATGCAGACTTtgtcaacaccaacaccacccaacCTGATGCAATCTACCAGAGCCTGgaccccaacaccacccaacctGATGCAGACTACCAGAGcctgaaccccaacaccacccaacctGATGCAGTATACCAGAGCCTGAACCCCAACACCATCCAACCTGATGCAGTCTACCAGAGCCTGAATCCCAACACCACCCAACCTGATGCAATCTACCAGAGCCTGgaccccaacaccacccaacctGATGCAGACTACCAGAGCCTGAACCCCCAACACCACTGAACCTGATGAGGATTATGTCAACAGCAACACCACCCATCCTGATGCTGTCTATCAGAGACAGAATGACAACACCATCCAACCTGATAGTCTACCAGAGACTGAGCCAACTAGAGCCCGAACCCCAACACCCAGCCTGATGCAGTCTAGCCTGAACCCCTCCAGTCTGATGCAATCTAGCAGATGTTGaactgttgagaaacgcacccctggcttATTGGCGTGACGGTCACAGCACCCTCATGTCATAATTGTAACTTTGCCATTCAATTCTTAAATGTTTTACACTGATTTGACTTTACCCAGCTCGTAAATTTCCCTACACACTCTAAAGGTCACACACTGGATCTTGTGTGCTCCAGTGGTACATCACCATATAACGTGCCTAAAAATCTGTCAATCTCtgatgtacatgacaaataaatatccttgaatccttgaatccttgaatcctttaAATCACATAGCTGTTCTTTTCCATCTTGCTATCCCTGTTTCCCCAGCACCACCCGCCGTCCCCTTCGCTCCATCACATACCGTAATACTAAAAACATTCAACATAACTGAGTTAACAGAGCTTTTACAATCTCAGCTGTCAGTGCTACCTCCCAGTCTGTGCTCTGATGATCTTGTGTCATCATATAACTCtaacctctcctctacacttgacAAACTTGCCCCCCTGAAAACGTGTGTTGTCTCCTTTTCTCACTCAGCTCCCTGGTTTAATTCTGAGCTTAGGGAAATGAAGCGTCTCAGTAAAAAGACTGGGCTTACTGTTCATGCGCTTGCTTATAAGGACCATGTCCTGGCATACAAGGAAGCCCTAAACAAGGTCCTCGTATTACAGCAATCCCAGAGCACTCTTCTCCACTGTTAGCAATATTCTCAAACCATCTCAACCCTTCCCACTTACCCCTTCAACTGATCtctgctgtgagttcttgaaTTATTTTAATAACAAATTAAACACCATTTACATTTCAACtacagtctctcccctcccccactctaaatgacagcccttctcttcagccacctccacaactatttcctccttctctcccgttaATATTGAAACTGTCTGTGATCTTGCCACGAAGGCCAGGCCTACCACCTGTTCTCCCTTGACCCTATGCCACTCCTCTCTTGTCAAGGCCTCTctaccagttctcagtcccctccttTACTAACATGATTAACACTTCTCTtcctgacaggcatagttccaaactccctaaagattgcagccatcacgcctatcctcaaaaaagctggagctgcagcggatgattttaaaaactaccgtcccatctcaaaccttccttcatctccaagctgctagagcgtactgtggccttacagcttgaagaacacatgacatcatttagcctatgggagaactgcagtctgggttcagggctaatcattagcactgaaactgcactattcacgtatccatttccaaaatttctcctcctcgtatacaagggcCAGCACAAAACTTGCACCTCCTCCTACaccacaagtctcctcaccccatacataTCCCACACCGACACACTACGGATCcaactgactcactcctccttacagttcccctCCACCACACCTGCACCACCATGGGCGGACAGgtgcatttagtgttgttggcccctaAACTTTAGAATTCTCTTACACTGTCACTTCGTCAATGCTCTATACTATCttactttcaaatctaagctaaagaaCAACACCTTTTCACTTATGCTTTTTAAACTTCactgacacacacttcacttatgtttaattatcagtctatttttttattttacatattattttttcccctcattttttattttattttcaaatgcattctacttcttttttcttattttttaaaacaattaTTTTTTGTTGTAAGTTACTTTTATTACCCCACcaaatctattttatttttgcatttttaattACGATCTACTAtggttaattcactgaagctttgttatactttctctatgttatgtatttgttttgattgtaaacaGTTGTCCTTgcggtattttgaaaggcgctcaaaaattaaaatgtattagtatgatatatttattattattatattattatgattattacttattattatctattattattattattatgtcatagCCATCGCACAAGCACTCTTCAACGGAATTCCAGATGTCCACTTTGGCTCCCCCTGGGGGCCTTTCTGTTGTAAACCATGACTGCTATATCAACTGAGAAAGCATTGGTTGATTGCCCGTCAcagttatttttttaattgttataCCTTCTGCACACTTTTCTATATTGTATTACTGTGCTAGAGTCCCATGGTGCCttttatagcctacatttaataaCATAACAGCATATTTGTGTTTGTTAAAATGCACCATGGGCCTCTGTATTGTATAGTGTATAGTATGTGGTAGCCCTTGTATAGTATCTCGTTGCTATTACTATCCATTGTGTGTGATACCTACTAGGTAGTACCTTCTTTAATCATTTTAATTTTGCAAATTAGCATTGTCATAAAAAACTATTACATTGCAAACAGAACGTACATTCATacattaacctgttaagacatgcTCCCTGTTatgcatttgctgttaccagaatggtaatgacaagTCATAAAGTAGGTCTAAGGCCTACTAAAGACCCTGTGGATTGTCATAATAGTAGGGCTATGGATGTTCGTCTCTTAGGAATATTGCTAGTGGAATGTGCCTGCATAGTTTTCTTATTCTTGGAGAAAATaaatctacaaaaaaaaaaaaaaataaaccggggttattcaattaaatgtcattgagggccagtttttcgaatTACTCCCAGCACAGGGCCGAACATAGAAATATGCTTTATGTAACCGCATTCAGCACCAATGTCCAAGGTGTCGAGGATGCAAAACAAGCGGATATCTTTCCAAAACAGAgcagatattcgcttctctatttctcaGTGGCCTTGCAATGGTGTACAATGACACTATATCAGATAGATTACATTCTTCATTGGTGAATGTATAGGAGAAATATccctaacctgaagtgttagtgatcgctcCAAATTTACGCACGGACACTGATAGTGCTTCAGATTTGTTGTTCATTTTGTCTGACctcgtggggggccagaaccttgccttcCAAGGACGCATggcccagggccgccatttgaatagccttgATTTACAGCATACTTCGGTCTACACGCTGGGCTTAAGAACAGTGCAAACACGCCCTCGAATATTATTAGATTTTTACATGATGATTTCAAGACCCACTGCGAATAAAAAGTACTTTCAAGGCCCAACCAGGGCTCCAGCCCACAGTTTGTGGAATCTTGTTCTACAGCGTTTCTCTGCAAAAGGCATAGGTGAGTTCAGGGTATGTGGTGCTTCGGCAACCACCCGTGAATTAGCTTTTTATTTGCATTTGAAGGTCGTTTTCACAATTTCTTAAATTAGGTGGTGggccagtctcatatcttgtcagttcgttggtgttaacgagtggcaactttatttttgttaACCTATAACCCCCTGGCAATCCCATTAATctatattttggctgttgccatcatcaaaaattgcacattgatttattaaaatgacaacaaaaaactAAGCCCGACCGAGTGAAGTCACGTCCATGCATTGTTatgaggcagaatacagctagcgcgtgcatgctaccgtgaaccgtcagatttcatgacAACAAAGGTTACATGTTGGGGGGTAAGtcgggctcacttgttgtgtacatgcaaaaaaaatatattgtttcaAACTTTCTGAAGTgcctttttcgctgttagtgttcgactgttgACCATCATTGGCAACGAGGAGTTAAATGTCAAACacaaagaggacaggtctgttccctcaaagcaattgAGCATATGAGGGTGACCGGGGGTAGATACCCAATTCGCCAATAAACTTAgtatcagtaaagaaatgcaagctgtgttttttttttcaagtacacaggaaaatggtcaggattGAAATGCcttacgttgtttcaatgattaggtgaattattctgtcctatgaaaaaagcccgttatgcggataaatattcccttttcaacttttgAGGAGGGGACTCTCCCATTTGACTTaggcattatgtgacgtcactcccagtcttttttattttcgttatttttttttttccaacgtgctacttttcagcgtggcaacagccagaatattgcttttcatattgtcaggaggtcttATTAGAAAAAATCATGTTGCCACTCGAGATGTGAGATTGAAACTCGTTTTCTTAatggagctacgaaatctagcccaccgtctaaatCTGAAATAGACATGGACCGCTTCATATCAGGTAGTACCACTGTCAACACTAGGGGCTGAGCACACCTAAAGATCAGATACTAGAATCGCCCCCCCCCCCTGATGCATATTATGCAAAGGGGTGTGTCTATGGTGACATTCATAGTCATATGAGGATTACACCATCCATTCCTTCACTGCCCTGTTTGCTGACCTGGTGCGTCATTGACTTCAACACGCCCCATCTAGCCATTCTTGCTTGTTCTGTGGATAGTCTTGCTCAGACATAACATGTACTCGATCGAAACTTGCATTTGTGGAATATGGGGAACATGTGAATGTGGAATTTATCTTTCAATTTAGGACAGACAGTAGGCTAATGTAATGTTAAATTACTCGGAAAAAACAAATTACCCTCAAAACTATTATCTCACTTACTTACCTGAGTAATCTTCAGAAAAGGGCTGCGAAAGATAAATGTGTTACTGTTCTACCCACTGCTTTTTATGTGTAGTAATGATGACATTTACATGATGACATTTACATCAACAAAGATAAGCCCACCTATAGCAGTGGTGGAATGGTATTCGAGGAGAGCAGACAAAACAACATGACTAATAAATACTTAAGCATTGCTGTTGCAAACTTAATTGCAGTAGATGGGCTCTTTCACACCTCCATTATATGTGGTGtctgcatctttctctctctctctctctatctatctctctccttcttcttctctctctctctctctgtctctctctctctctctcctctctctcaacacacacacaaaacacacacacacacacacacacacacaaactccacacacaccacacacaacacacacacactcactcacacacaacacacacacacctcacacacacacaacaccaggtATGCAGAGTTGAGAGGGATGGTGTGGTTTCATGGTTTTGCAACTGGCGCAGGTATAggggcatttttatttttttaactttactACTACTTATCATCACAGCATTTTCGTTTCTACAACCTAAATACCACACCATTGTATGCTAGAGATGTTCAATGGGGGACATAATATGTAGAATTTAACTGTCATTTCAGGCAGGTACTTTACATGCATTTACATTATGTAATTGATGTAAAAAACTAGGCCTACTTCAGAAGTTGGCATGTAATTACGCGTGGATCAGCCCACCTATTAGCGGTGGTGGAATGGTAAAAAAGTGCGAACGACTAAAATATGAAAGGTTGCGGTGATGAATTCAACATTATTGATGCTGTAGATTCTTAATGCCCAGATGGCTCTCTTCATACGCCATTACTGTATTTGTCGGagttggcatctctctctctctcttctctctctctctctctctctctctctctctctctctctctctctctctcctcttctcgctatatctctctcttctctctcacacactcacaccacactcactcacacacacacacacacacacaacaaaacacacacaccacacaatatacacacacacacacacacacacacacacacacacacacacacacacaaccacaggggTAGAGAGCTGAGAGGATGTTGTGGTTACGCTAGGCtgcttttttacattttacttCCTTACTGATCATCACAGCATTATGCTTTCCTTGACAGAAGCAATGGGCTTAATATATAACTTCACCTTACCACCTATTAACAATTTAACGGTATGCATAATCAGAATGATATTATTTGGCGGTCATGAAAGATGGTTTTTAAAAACTGAGATAGTGCCACAAGCTAAACTGGATAGTGCTTAATTCAAACCGCCTTATGCATAGATGTCAATGGGGGACATGTATGTGGAATTTTACTGTCATTTCAGGCGGATACAGTTGAATGAATGACtgactaggcctacttcaaaaaTTACCCAAATTTACCCATAAAAAGTACTAATGTTATCTCAAAGGGGACTCACTTACATGAGTGTAAGAAATGTGTTACTCTTCACCCCTGCTTTTTATATGAAGGAATTGACATTGAATTGGTTAATTACTCTGAAGGTCAGCCACCTATTACAGGGGTGGAATGATATTGTGCAGACGACTTAAATAGAAGTCCTCGTGAAATTCGACATTGCTGATGCTGATGCAACTTAATGTCAGTAGAGGGATCTCTCACTCCAACATTTTGCTGA of Engraulis encrasicolus isolate BLACKSEA-1 unplaced genomic scaffold, IST_EnEncr_1.0 scaffold_239_np1212, whole genome shotgun sequence contains these proteins:
- the LOC134442728 gene encoding polymeric immunoglobulin receptor-like, whose amino-acid sequence is MKNLTSEDKGIYHCASEGGRVHSSFNLTVKEGDCSDLPIAISAHEGENINVTCKCPFYKSTICTNTKHFSKEHKTFIESGLIDQKSSSVKYSLTEKPNANTFNVTIHKLEMKDAGMYWCGFQTGGENIALTAQVNLHITGRLEEVRGVVGGGVAIVCKFDDQDQLNQKQRFFCKGNASTCPYHGLSSTDNNRVALYR